In the genome of Ignisphaera cupida, one region contains:
- a CDS encoding cation transporter yields the protein MSLHEISSRLKRGCEVIRIVLIVSFVGMVMEFVFAYFSKSMILFTDFVHWAVDTALEFMSMIALYHASKTLRRFSWGVLYMETFLMLITSIAIISFYIISFVDYVNNIIYSANSKVTTQNPLLSLVTLSGGFLTLYAFAILRKEYEKLKLEILKSEYTHALIDVVAAFISTIGVVVTALTRNPSTELLTVIAGFFFALHSITNIVEDAARSIIGVEEDKELIYNIKLKLSELENVKVKNVDARKIGSFYIVTVDLYVDPYTTLIELNEMRMKIIRMCRSVSEMIYHVDVRFYPDVEKYRKILKQKRKGIKGKSV from the coding sequence ATGTCTTTACACGAAATTTCAAGTAGGTTGAAAAGGGGTTGTGAGGTTATCAGAATCGTTCTGATAGTTTCGTTTGTGGGTATGGTGATGGAGTTTGTGTTTGCTTATTTCTCAAAATCTATGATACTTTTCACTGATTTTGTTCACTGGGCAGTTGATACTGCTTTAGAGTTTATGTCAATGATTGCTTTGTATCATGCTAGTAAAACCTTGAGAAGATTTTCGTGGGGTGTTCTATACATGGAAACATTTTTAATGCTCATCACATCAATAGCTATAATCTCTTTCTATATTATAAGCTTTGTTGATTATGTTAACAACATTATTTATAGTGCTAACTCTAAGGTTACAACACAAAATCCTTTACTATCCCTTGTAACTCTCTCAGGAGGGTTTTTAACACTCTACGCTTTTGCAATTCTTAGAAAAGAATATGAAAAGCTAAAACTAGAGATTCTAAAATCTGAATATACACATGCACTAATAGATGTTGTTGCAGCTTTTATATCAACTATTGGAGTTGTTGTAACAGCTTTAACCAGAAACCCATCTACAGAGTTGTTAACAGTTATTGCAGGATTTTTCTTTGCATTGCACAGCATAACTAATATTGTTGAAGATGCTGCAAGATCCATAATTGGTGTTGAGGAGGATAAGGAGCTTATTTACAATATTAAGCTAAAGCTAAGTGAGTTAGAGAATGTTAAAGTGAAAAATGTTGATGCTAGGAAAATAGGTTCTTTCTATATTGTTACAGTAGATTTGTATGTAGATCCATACACAACATTGATTGAGTTAAACGAGATGCGCATGAAAATTATAAGAATGTGTAGAAGTGTTAGTGAAATGATATATCATGTTGATGTTAGGTTTTATCCAGATGTTGAAAAATATAGAAAGATTCTGAAGCAAAAGCGAAAAGGTATAAAAGGAAAAAGTGTGTAG
- a CDS encoding ECF transporter S component, giving the protein MEVSSMKYGKPDATTAIAYIAVTSAITAVGFLLTAPIPLIPGAIHWRVLAFLPCLFGIIYGPVIGFLSGAIGNTLWAIIGGYFNPATPVFDLVGVGLTGLIPGLLCKPSDALSRRGLVKIAVISLASGIVMVPIVAIGFDLVGVAPFGPAVALLSLSDLPPILVGTPLAARIIVPPLLRRNVIRWRL; this is encoded by the coding sequence ATGGAGGTTTCATCTATGAAATATGGAAAGCCAGATGCAACTACAGCAATAGCCTATATAGCTGTGACATCAGCTATTACAGCTGTAGGGTTTTTGTTAACAGCGCCAATACCTCTAATACCAGGTGCTATACATTGGAGGGTTTTAGCGTTTTTGCCATGCCTCTTTGGCATTATCTATGGCCCTGTAATAGGGTTCTTGTCAGGTGCTATAGGCAATACCCTCTGGGCTATTATAGGAGGTTACTTTAATCCAGCAACACCTGTGTTTGATCTGGTTGGTGTTGGCTTAACTGGTTTAATACCTGGTTTGCTGTGTAAACCAAGTGATGCTTTAAGCAGAAGAGGATTAGTAAAGATAGCAGTTATTTCCCTAGCTTCGGGCATAGTAATGGTTCCAATCGTCGCAATAGGATTTGACTTAGTTGGTGTAGCACCCTTTGGACCTGCTGTAGCTCTTCTTTCTCTTAGTGATTTACCTCCAATTCTTGTAGGAACACCGTTAGCAGCTAGAATTATTGTTCCTCCACTGCTTAGAAGAAATGTTATTAGGTGGAGATTATAG
- a CDS encoding energy-coupling factor transporter transmembrane component T family protein translates to MALLDPRTKLVLFMVLFALIFIVKDITYLLLISLAAFLITVSSQSWKRFLRLLAKFSPLIVVAFVIWSLFHRMSLFHVSYMGSDFAIGVFAATRLFALISVSISFILCVKPEDLVKGLEYFRIPYSIVFPLALSLRFVDTLSDEYISIKEALMVKGLELEKGSLLKRIKNYSYLLIPFLIRGIEVADNIVLAMELKAFSLRKQRRCCKGKKLSLLDIMMIFVSIITLLIAISHYVFGLI, encoded by the coding sequence ATGGCTTTGCTAGATCCTAGAACAAAGCTCGTTCTTTTCATGGTGTTGTTTGCACTAATATTTATTGTAAAGGACATAACATATCTACTGCTAATATCTCTTGCAGCATTTCTCATAACAGTTTCTAGCCAGAGTTGGAAGAGGTTTTTAAGACTCTTGGCAAAGTTTTCTCCACTAATAGTAGTAGCCTTCGTAATATGGTCTCTTTTCCATCGAATGTCTCTTTTTCACGTAAGTTATATGGGATCTGATTTCGCAATAGGTGTTTTTGCAGCTACTAGGTTGTTCGCACTAATATCTGTCTCTATATCATTTATCCTTTGTGTTAAACCAGAAGATCTTGTTAAAGGTTTGGAGTATTTCAGAATTCCCTATTCAATTGTTTTTCCACTTGCTCTTTCACTAAGATTCGTAGATACATTATCTGATGAGTACATATCTATTAAAGAAGCGTTAATGGTAAAGGGTTTAGAGTTGGAAAAAGGCTCCTTACTAAAAAGAATTAAAAATTACTCATATCTGCTCATCCCATTTCTTATACGAGGAATAGAGGTAGCAGATAACATTGTTTTAGCCATGGAGCTAAAAGCATTTTCATTAAGAAAGCAAAGAAGATGTTGTAAAGGTAAAAAGTTAAGCTTGTTAGATATAATGATGATTTTTGTTTCTATAATTACTTTGCTGATTGCAATATCACATTATGTTTTTGGGTTGATCTAG
- a CDS encoding CopG family ribbon-helix-helix protein: protein MDSAYEEVGRKTKFGVYIPSELARELDELMKSLGIENRSKLLQESLRLFIIENKWSIAKEVVGSINILYNHKIGDSDKELTELQHDFLDVISSAMHIHLDKERCLLIVAVKGSSNRVKELIGRIHSVKGVLLVRSTLMATQ, encoded by the coding sequence ATGGATTCTGCATACGAGGAAGTGGGTAGGAAAACAAAGTTTGGAGTTTATATCCCATCTGAATTAGCACGTGAATTAGATGAGCTTATGAAGAGTTTGGGTATTGAGAATAGGTCTAAGCTTCTTCAAGAATCTTTAAGATTGTTCATAATTGAGAATAAGTGGAGCATTGCTAAAGAGGTTGTTGGTTCTATCAACATTCTTTACAACCATAAAATAGGTGATAGCGATAAGGAGTTGACAGAACTTCAACACGATTTTCTTGATGTGATAAGTTCTGCAATGCATATTCATTTAGATAAGGAGAGGTGCTTGCTAATAGTAGCTGTGAAGGGTTCTAGCAACAGGGTTAAGGAGCTTATTGGCAGAATTCATAGTGTAAAAGGTGTTTTGCTTGTTAGATCAACGCTTATGGCAACTCAGTAA
- a CDS encoding SPL family radical SAM protein, with the protein MTFNSASIFPKQSSLKAIKPFDPWRSPLCTCPMKWVVHPYTGCSHACLYCYAANYIPKHSTPRPKKDFLSLITKDLSLIPKEALIELSTSSDPYSWPEKELGFTRLVLHKLLENGARVLITTKSSFVVRDLDLLSKYRNRVAVAITITTLDDKLAKIIEPGAPPPSERLKAVKLLAANGIGVVVRLDPIIPFINDSYENMENVISSVAAAGALQITSSTYKAKPVDFKKILNVVRMLRGDRVAEEFKFLYFGNSKNVVSGYRYLDEKQRLDYMKIVREISYSNGLVFATCREGFKYLHTPGFNCDGSSFAYRDITELP; encoded by the coding sequence GTGACCTTTAATTCTGCATCTATCTTTCCTAAACAATCCTCGCTTAAAGCGATAAAGCCTTTTGATCCTTGGAGATCACCTCTATGCACTTGTCCAATGAAGTGGGTTGTACATCCATATACTGGTTGTTCTCATGCATGTTTATATTGCTATGCAGCAAACTATATACCTAAGCACTCAACTCCAAGACCTAAAAAAGATTTCTTATCTCTTATAACAAAAGATTTGAGTTTAATACCCAAAGAAGCATTAATAGAGTTATCTACAAGTAGTGACCCATATTCATGGCCTGAAAAAGAACTTGGTTTTACTCGACTTGTTTTGCATAAGCTTTTGGAGAATGGGGCAAGGGTTTTGATAACAACTAAAAGCAGTTTTGTTGTACGTGACTTGGATTTGCTGAGCAAGTATAGAAACAGAGTTGCTGTTGCTATTACAATAACAACACTAGATGATAAGCTAGCAAAAATTATAGAGCCTGGTGCGCCACCCCCTTCAGAAAGGCTAAAAGCAGTTAAGCTGCTTGCGGCAAACGGAATTGGTGTTGTTGTGAGGCTTGACCCGATAATACCATTTATAAATGATTCTTATGAAAACATGGAGAATGTTATAAGCAGTGTAGCTGCAGCTGGTGCTCTTCAAATAACTTCGTCAACATACAAGGCCAAGCCAGTAGATTTTAAGAAGATTTTGAATGTGGTTAGAATGCTTCGTGGTGATAGAGTTGCAGAAGAATTTAAGTTTCTATACTTTGGAAACTCTAAAAATGTAGTCAGTGGCTATAGGTATTTAGATGAAAAACAAAGACTTGACTATATGAAAATTGTAAGAGAAATTTCGTATAGTAATGGATTGGTTTTTGCAACATGCAGAGAAGGATTTAAATATCTTCATACACCAGGCTTTAATTGTGATGGCTCATCCTTTGCATATAGAGATATTACTGAGTTGCCATAA
- a CDS encoding PUA domain-containing protein, translated as MLRLNYISKRDVKNIFGELQKRVEIDPQLIDYLKEFEDDVKKVVEEKFEIVVFGSTPALFKTQKVDFYLPTLYIVNMLYNTKKIVAVPAVTVDEGAVSFLKNGADVMIPGIKKVLKSFSKNAIVAVLEPSEKYFIVIGYALVDSTQIAPGVKGKAVKNVSHLDDDVWRTSIQVAKALSS; from the coding sequence TTGTTAAGACTTAACTACATATCGAAAAGAGATGTTAAAAACATTTTTGGCGAGCTTCAAAAAAGGGTTGAGATAGATCCTCAGCTCATAGATTATCTAAAGGAGTTTGAAGATGATGTTAAAAAAGTTGTTGAGGAGAAGTTTGAGATAGTTGTTTTTGGATCTACTCCAGCACTTTTCAAAACACAAAAAGTTGATTTCTATCTACCAACACTGTACATAGTAAACATGTTGTACAATACAAAAAAGATTGTAGCAGTACCTGCAGTTACAGTTGATGAAGGTGCTGTAAGTTTTTTGAAGAATGGTGCAGATGTTATGATTCCTGGCATTAAAAAAGTTTTGAAGAGTTTTTCCAAAAACGCTATTGTTGCTGTTTTAGAGCCTTCAGAAAAATATTTCATAGTAATTGGATATGCATTAGTAGACTCAACACAAATTGCTCCAGGAGTTAAAGGCAAGGCAGTGAAGAACGTGAGTCACTTAGATGATGATGTGTGGAGAACATCAATTCAAGTAGCAAAAGCCCTATCCAGTTAG
- a CDS encoding YkgJ family cysteine cluster protein, with amino-acid sequence MSIDANQIHFLTKKALKGDLESAKTIINFLMSLDMREAIVVAYLIAYQIIMNIYMNLGEECKKCGGICCKFGSPIELTEFDLSEIIAEGISLSGIMNESNKYLIPRPCPFQDGWRCRIHENKPYACLSYPFAVEDIQKDVIVSWNSSEPPKPFIPQFCVAGQKTWDYIKFLIESFKKEHGKVPTPLELLEFANSSSKS; translated from the coding sequence ATGAGTATTGATGCAAATCAAATCCATTTTCTTACGAAAAAAGCTTTGAAAGGCGATTTAGAATCTGCAAAGACAATAATAAACTTTTTGATGTCCTTGGATATGAGAGAAGCTATTGTCGTCGCTTATTTAATTGCTTATCAAATTATAATGAATATATACATGAATCTTGGTGAAGAATGCAAAAAATGTGGGGGCATATGCTGCAAATTTGGATCTCCAATAGAGTTAACGGAATTTGACTTAAGTGAAATAATTGCTGAAGGCATTTCTCTTAGTGGAATTATGAATGAGAGCAATAAATATTTAATTCCAAGACCCTGTCCATTTCAAGACGGGTGGAGATGTAGAATACATGAAAACAAGCCATATGCGTGTCTCTCATATCCATTTGCAGTTGAGGATATTCAAAAGGATGTTATAGTTTCGTGGAATTCCTCAGAACCTCCAAAACCATTTATACCACAATTCTGTGTTGCAGGTCAAAAAACATGGGACTATATAAAGTTTCTTATTGAGTCATTTAAGAAAGAGCATGGCAAAGTCCCAACACCACTAGAATTGCTAGAATTTGCAAATAGCAGTTCTAAGTCCTGA
- a CDS encoding ABC transporter ATP-binding protein: MFVVKNLSCSFNGKNVFSNISFSLGRGEAIAILGPAESGKTVLAYCLTGIIPNRIAAEVHGEIVLDGENILGKKPGDLASKIGLVMQNYEAQLFGLTVEEDVRFALENMGLDEHEIEGRVDWALKSLGLEKYRSYRTSQLSGGLKQRLAIASVIAAKPKVVILDDPTLNLDWIGIKSLENIIARLKNEGMSFVVLSKCVDGIENVIDKTIVLGNNGWNGNAIECGEVKPHDLLTKSKVSKNMKEEELIRVENVWFKYPDTDYIIKNISLSIRRGDVVAIMGSNGSGKTTLVKLMSGILKPSKGRVVVLGKDTRKYSASDIAKHVTVVFQNPERYTVFETVFDEVYFGCRNIGLPKEFAENALRFTGLYDKMFEAPYNLSRSEKIRLHIASALAMNPDVLILDEPLTSCDLIMFSMLKSLVDYMYMQGKAVVIVTHDTNIAAKLCNRVVVLNNGVVVTDSNQSIFFNDNFVRNTGIRPLKIFNKIFVGGA, translated from the coding sequence ATGTTTGTTGTTAAAAACTTGAGTTGTTCTTTTAACGGGAAAAATGTTTTTAGTAACATATCCTTCTCTCTTGGTAGAGGAGAGGCTATAGCTATTCTGGGTCCTGCTGAATCAGGTAAAACAGTTCTTGCATATTGCTTAACAGGCATTATACCAAATAGAATAGCTGCTGAGGTTCATGGGGAAATTGTTTTAGATGGTGAAAACATTCTAGGTAAGAAACCTGGTGATTTAGCAAGTAAAATAGGTCTTGTTATGCAGAATTACGAAGCGCAGTTATTTGGTTTAACAGTTGAAGAAGATGTAAGATTTGCTTTAGAGAACATGGGTCTTGATGAACATGAAATTGAGGGAAGAGTTGATTGGGCTCTTAAATCTCTTGGATTGGAAAAGTATAGAAGTTATCGCACATCCCAACTATCTGGAGGTTTAAAACAAAGACTTGCCATAGCCTCTGTAATTGCTGCAAAACCAAAGGTTGTTATATTAGATGATCCAACACTTAATCTTGACTGGATTGGAATTAAAAGCTTAGAAAACATTATTGCAAGACTTAAAAACGAAGGAATGAGCTTTGTAGTTCTTTCTAAATGTGTTGATGGAATAGAGAATGTGATAGATAAAACCATTGTTCTTGGAAATAATGGCTGGAATGGGAATGCAATAGAATGTGGAGAGGTTAAACCACATGACTTATTAACAAAATCTAAAGTTTCGAAGAACATGAAAGAAGAGGAATTGATAAGAGTAGAGAATGTATGGTTCAAATACCCAGATACAGACTATATCATCAAAAACATTTCATTAAGTATAAGAAGAGGTGATGTTGTAGCTATAATGGGATCTAATGGATCAGGTAAAACAACACTTGTAAAGCTTATGAGTGGTATTCTAAAGCCTTCTAAAGGAAGAGTAGTTGTTTTGGGAAAGGATACAAGGAAGTATTCTGCTTCGGATATAGCTAAACATGTTACAGTAGTTTTTCAAAACCCAGAGAGGTACACAGTATTTGAGACAGTATTTGATGAGGTTTACTTTGGTTGTAGAAACATTGGGTTGCCTAAAGAATTTGCTGAAAATGCCTTGAGGTTTACTGGTCTTTATGATAAAATGTTTGAGGCTCCATACAACTTGAGTAGAAGTGAGAAAATTAGATTGCATATAGCATCAGCACTTGCCATGAACCCAGATGTGCTCATACTTGATGAGCCTTTAACATCATGTGATTTAATTATGTTCTCTATGCTAAAATCACTTGTGGACTACATGTATATGCAGGGAAAAGCTGTTGTAATTGTTACTCATGATACTAATATAGCTGCTAAGCTATGTAATAGAGTTGTTGTTTTAAATAATGGTGTTGTTGTAACTGATTCAAATCAATCAATTTTCTTCAATGATAATTTCGTTAGGAACACTGGGATAAGGCCTTTGAAGATATTTAACAAGATTTTTGTTGGAGGTGCATAA
- the ilvA gene encoding threonine ammonia-lyase: MDSLVDTVISYGKEALNILSKHVHKTPLDFSLTFSKLSGNSVYLKLENMQKTGSFKIRGALYKIQKHLEEARARGVVAASSGNHAQGVAYAASILGVEATIVMPITTPVFKVNATKGYGANVVLFGEFYDDAYKKALEIAEERKALFIHPFNDVEIIAGQSTIGFEIVEQLPSVDVVVVPIGGGGLISGVGAVLKKLRPGVKVIGVEPKNAPKYFVSKQYGKVIEIVPAPSLADAVVAKSVGDITFQIMNEVVDDVVTVDEDSIAKAIYLLMERSKIVVEGAGALPLAALLEGYLSGKQKNVVLVVSGGNIDLTTLYRVVLRGLASDGRVAMLRIVLRDVPGELLKALNIFYRYRCNIIDIRHDRYSLATPVGYAVVEIIFETPEKGVVDEIRKELEKMSIKII; encoded by the coding sequence TTGGATAGTCTTGTTGATACTGTGATTAGCTATGGCAAAGAAGCTTTAAACATTCTTTCTAAACATGTTCACAAAACTCCTTTGGACTTCAGCTTAACCTTTTCCAAGTTAAGTGGAAACAGTGTTTATCTAAAGCTTGAAAACATGCAGAAAACAGGTTCTTTCAAAATTAGAGGAGCTTTATACAAAATTCAAAAGCATTTGGAAGAGGCTAGGGCAAGAGGTGTTGTTGCAGCTTCTAGTGGTAACCATGCCCAGGGTGTTGCATATGCAGCTTCTATTCTAGGTGTTGAAGCAACTATTGTCATGCCTATAACAACACCTGTTTTCAAAGTTAATGCAACAAAGGGTTATGGAGCAAATGTTGTTCTCTTTGGAGAGTTCTATGATGATGCATATAAAAAGGCTTTGGAGATAGCTGAAGAGAGAAAAGCTTTGTTTATTCATCCATTTAACGATGTTGAGATTATTGCTGGTCAAAGCACAATAGGTTTTGAAATTGTTGAGCAGCTACCCTCTGTGGATGTTGTTGTTGTGCCTATTGGTGGTGGAGGACTCATATCCGGTGTGGGAGCAGTGTTGAAGAAGCTTAGACCAGGGGTTAAAGTCATTGGTGTTGAACCCAAAAATGCACCAAAATACTTTGTTTCTAAGCAGTATGGAAAAGTTATTGAGATTGTCCCAGCCCCGTCTCTCGCTGATGCTGTTGTAGCTAAGAGTGTTGGTGACATAACTTTTCAGATAATGAATGAGGTTGTAGATGATGTTGTAACAGTTGATGAAGATTCTATTGCAAAAGCTATATATTTGCTTATGGAGAGATCAAAAATTGTTGTAGAAGGTGCTGGTGCTCTTCCTCTTGCAGCTTTGCTTGAAGGCTACTTATCTGGAAAGCAAAAAAATGTTGTGCTTGTTGTTAGTGGGGGAAACATTGATTTGACAACTCTGTATAGAGTTGTTTTGAGGGGGTTGGCAAGTGATGGTAGAGTAGCTATGCTTAGAATTGTTTTGAGGGATGTTCCCGGGGAGTTGCTAAAAGCTCTAAATATTTTCTATAGATATAGATGCAACATAATAGACATTAGACATGATAGATATAGCTTAGCTACTCCAGTAGGCTATGCAGTTGTTGAAATTATTTTTGAAACTCCAGAGAAGGGAGTTGTTGATGAGATTAGGAAAGAGCTTGAGAAAATGTCTATAAAGATTATTTAG
- a CDS encoding amidohydrolase family protein, with product MNIVLRKCRYVVKSFKPFHIIENADIVIDENTISCVGECSNVHGYDVLHCENSIALSGFVSSHTHIFTKSWGWQTIEIAEKALKALAIHGFALVHIADNYFDGVCEIANKIGLRVSTGPLIKSYGDLKNLVIAKNLKRDLCIPSINVELSASIDDDTLREVRDFAIENKINLHLILPQNVANILSFYKTRGEWIINHLYKLGLLSKNVCLAHFSWATTWEVEKVAQSEASIAVTPYSDSIKGVYGSVHPKLFELKNISIGIDDIWGRAGTSIIYDVIAMQSVYSTKTWGIYPSIEEVLHYATRGGSQALNIETGIIDIGKLADIVVVKMNKLDLFRDMSKTILNSINTLKYVIVNGKVIWARNSNSILQH from the coding sequence ATGAATATAGTGCTAAGGAAATGCAGGTATGTTGTTAAGTCTTTCAAACCTTTTCACATAATTGAAAATGCTGATATAGTCATAGATGAAAACACCATTTCTTGCGTTGGTGAATGTAGCAATGTTCATGGCTACGATGTTCTGCATTGCGAAAACTCCATAGCACTATCAGGTTTTGTTTCATCACATACGCATATCTTCACAAAAAGTTGGGGTTGGCAAACAATTGAAATTGCAGAAAAAGCCCTAAAGGCTTTAGCTATACATGGCTTTGCATTAGTTCACATAGCCGATAATTATTTTGATGGTGTATGCGAAATTGCTAACAAAATTGGTTTGAGAGTCTCTACAGGACCTCTCATCAAGAGTTATGGCGATTTAAAGAACTTGGTTATTGCAAAGAATTTGAAACGTGATTTATGTATTCCATCAATTAATGTAGAGCTTTCGGCGAGTATCGATGATGATACTTTAAGAGAGGTTAGGGATTTTGCTATTGAAAACAAAATTAATTTGCATTTAATACTTCCACAAAACGTTGCAAACATACTATCATTTTATAAAACAAGAGGGGAGTGGATCATTAACCACCTTTACAAATTGGGGTTGTTATCAAAAAATGTGTGTTTAGCCCACTTTTCATGGGCAACCACATGGGAGGTGGAGAAAGTGGCTCAAAGCGAAGCAAGCATAGCTGTTACACCATACTCAGACTCCATAAAGGGTGTTTATGGCTCTGTTCATCCAAAACTTTTTGAATTGAAGAACATTAGCATAGGCATAGACGATATTTGGGGTAGAGCTGGAACATCAATAATATACGATGTTATAGCTATGCAATCAGTATATTCAACAAAAACATGGGGCATATACCCATCAATAGAGGAGGTATTGCACTATGCCACAAGAGGTGGAAGCCAAGCACTAAACATAGAAACAGGGATTATAGACATTGGAAAACTAGCTGATATAGTAGTAGTAAAAATGAATAAGCTAGATCTGTTCAGAGATATGTCAAAAACAATTCTAAACTCAATCAACACACTAAAATATGTAATAGTCAATGGAAAAGTTATATGGGCCCGCAACTCAAACTCCATTCTTCAACACTAG
- a CDS encoding radical SAM protein, which translates to MGVCKLCGAKGVVISDVIGVCSACLRSRGEEAVSIAMKVHSRYRSGLGLPVNPPNNLNGVKCGLCVNECVIGVGETGYCGLWLNDGGLLKFVEGFNAGVLYAYLDPLPTNCVATPVCPAATGCDYPRYSVSMGSEYGYYNLAVFFAGCNLNCVFCQNLDHKNIVASQALRKRYVVSKSELVEKALNNDRVTCICYFGGDPGPHILYALEVSKVIVDEARRRGLVKRICWETNGLENPGVMREMARLSLESGGIVKIDWKAYTPEVYQALTGVNGYKAVERIKENIRIVAEMARERPEVPLLTISILLVPGYVDEKELMGMAEYIASIDNEIPVVLLAFHPDHLLKDLPPTSIGHAAAAVKIFKGYGVERVFIGNEWLLGPYY; encoded by the coding sequence ATGGGTGTTTGCAAACTTTGTGGCGCTAAAGGTGTTGTGATTAGCGATGTTATTGGTGTTTGCTCAGCTTGTTTGAGGAGTAGAGGTGAGGAGGCTGTTTCAATTGCTATGAAGGTGCATAGTAGGTATAGATCTGGTTTGGGTCTTCCAGTAAACCCCCCAAATAATTTAAATGGTGTTAAATGTGGTTTGTGTGTTAATGAGTGTGTTATTGGTGTTGGGGAAACTGGTTATTGTGGTCTTTGGCTTAATGATGGTGGATTGCTAAAATTTGTTGAGGGTTTCAATGCGGGTGTTTTGTATGCTTATCTAGATCCTCTTCCAACAAATTGTGTTGCGACACCTGTGTGTCCAGCTGCTACTGGGTGTGACTACCCCAGGTATAGTGTTAGCATGGGTTCTGAATATGGCTATTACAATCTTGCAGTGTTTTTTGCTGGTTGCAACCTCAACTGTGTTTTTTGTCAAAACTTGGATCACAAAAACATAGTTGCTTCTCAGGCTCTTAGAAAAAGATATGTTGTTTCTAAGAGTGAGCTTGTTGAAAAAGCTTTGAACAATGATAGAGTTACATGCATTTGCTACTTTGGTGGTGATCCAGGGCCCCACATACTCTACGCACTTGAGGTTTCTAAAGTAATTGTTGATGAGGCTAGGAGAAGGGGCTTAGTGAAGAGAATTTGCTGGGAAACTAATGGTCTTGAAAACCCAGGTGTTATGAGGGAAATGGCTAGGCTAAGTCTAGAGTCAGGAGGTATTGTGAAAATAGATTGGAAAGCATATACACCAGAGGTGTATCAGGCGCTTACAGGTGTGAATGGATATAAAGCTGTTGAGAGAATTAAGGAGAATATAAGAATTGTTGCTGAAATGGCTAGGGAAAGACCGGAGGTGCCGCTTCTAACAATTAGCATTCTTCTTGTGCCAGGCTATGTGGATGAGAAAGAGCTTATGGGGATGGCTGAATACATAGCTTCCATAGATAATGAGATACCAGTTGTTTTGCTTGCTTTTCACCCTGATCATCTACTAAAGGATTTGCCTCCAACAAGCATAGGCCATGCTGCAGCAGCTGTGAAGATATTTAAGGGTTATGGAGTAGAAAGAGTTTTTATAGGAAATGAATGGCTTTTAGGGCCATACTACTGA
- a CDS encoding DMT family transporter, with protein sequence MGSRLLYYVVLVFVAVLWGSSFVFIKFSVEVVSGFGYTFYRMLFAVALLTPFVLYRLFTGLFDSAGFFGGVVTGVAYLFGLLLQGIGTRYTTPSTSAFITGLNTVHVHVYCAFVEKSYGLSLLASLILALLGLYMVTLPSGDFGFGELMVFAGSIAWGAQIVLVSRYSKNVKSFSDFLYGMFIPSLSLAPITLASDNISSVGFGTWLYIFYLAAACSIAASLLQVIGQRHVNPAIASTIYLLEPLFAFLFSVAIYGEEIDVRRVAGGALITLAIYVASKSNSNTCS encoded by the coding sequence TTGGGGTCTAGGCTTTTATATTATGTTGTACTTGTTTTCGTAGCTGTTTTGTGGGGCAGCTCATTTGTTTTTATCAAGTTTTCTGTTGAAGTTGTTTCTGGTTTTGGCTACACTTTTTACAGAATGCTTTTTGCTGTTGCTTTGTTAACACCATTTGTTTTGTATAGACTGTTTACTGGCTTGTTTGATTCTGCTGGATTTTTTGGTGGCGTTGTTACAGGTGTTGCTTATTTGTTTGGTCTTCTTCTTCAAGGTATTGGAACGAGGTACACCACACCATCGACGAGTGCTTTCATAACTGGGCTTAATACTGTTCATGTGCATGTTTACTGCGCTTTTGTTGAGAAAAGCTATGGTCTTTCCCTCTTAGCTTCACTTATACTTGCATTGCTTGGTCTCTACATGGTTACATTACCTAGTGGTGATTTTGGCTTTGGAGAGCTCATGGTTTTTGCTGGTTCAATAGCTTGGGGAGCTCAAATAGTTCTTGTGTCGAGGTATAGCAAAAATGTTAAGAGTTTTTCTGATTTTCTCTACGGCATGTTTATTCCCTCGCTTTCACTAGCACCAATAACACTTGCTTCTGACAATATCTCATCAGTAGGCTTTGGAACATGGCTCTACATTTTCTATCTAGCTGCTGCATGCTCAATAGCTGCATCGCTTCTTCAAGTAATTGGGCAAAGGCATGTGAATCCAGCTATAGCATCTACAATATATCTTCTAGAGCCTTTATTCGCATTTCTATTCTCTGTTGCTATATATGGTGAGGAAATAGATGTTAGAAGAGTGGCTGGTGGAGCTCTAATCACATTAGCAATATATGTAGCATCAAAAAGCAATTCAAACACTTGTAGCTAG